The sequence AAATTCCATACTGCCAAGGATGTCTTCATTGATAATATTGCCGGCAATGCGGACACTGAAAACATCTCCCAGTCCCTGGTCAAAAATCAATTCTGCAGATGTACGACTGTCAATGCAGCTTAGTATCACTGCGAAGGGGTGTTGACCGTCCGAGGTTTCATTGGCTTGCTGGAGAAGATTCCGGTTAACTTTCAGATTGTTTACAAACCTTTTATTTCCTTCTTTTAATAGTTCTAAGGCCATTTGAGGAGTAATGGCTTCCTGCATCTCTTTCGTCAACGTTTTCATAGTTGTTTTATTTAAGTGATATTTTAAACTCGTTCATGGAATCAGTATTTTCACTTCCTCTAAACGTAGAATAAGGTGTTCAGATTTAACTTTATTTAAAAGATCAGGCAAACTAATATAGCTATTTTAAATGAAGTTTTAACGATGTTGATCAAACAGAATCACATTCCCATCGGGATCTTTAACCATAAAACTGGCAGGCCCTTTGGAGTTTTTATCTGCTTCATTGTCGATAGATATCCCCTTGCTTTTTAATTGCTCCTGAATCTCTCTGACATCATCAAACTTTTCCAAATCTTTTGCATTTTCATCCCAGCCCGGATTAAAGGTGAGAATATTCCCTTCGAACATACCCTGAAACAGTCCGATGAGTACATTCTCGTTTTTCATAATCAGGTAATTCATTTCCATCCCTCCACCGAAAACAGTAAAGCCAAGGTGTTCATAGAATTCTTTTGAGGTCTTAAGATCTTTAACACTAAGACTTACTGAAAATGCTCCGAGTTTCATGTTTTTTTCTGTTAGGATTGATTTATTAGGCGAGAGAATGGTGAATGCCTTTTCAGGTTCAGTCGCATTCAACGTTTTAAAATAGACTCCAAGTCCGAAGGAAAGGAGTAGTCCTGCAATGACGATGATTTTTTTGTTCATGTGGTTGGTTTTATTTGATTATAATTTATACTTCAACTAAATTCCCTCCTTCTGACATTCCGGACATTACTCGCCCTTTTTGTAAAACTATATCACTTCCCCTAATTCCCGTAGGGACGTCATCCTGGTGGACGTCATCCTGGTTAGACCCGTAGGGACGTCATCCTGGTTAGTCCCGTAGGGACGTCATCCTGGTTAGACCCGTAGGGACGTCATCCTGGTTAGTCCCGTAGGGACGTCATCCTGGTTAGACCCGTAGGGACGTCATCCTGGTTAGTCCCGTAGGGACACAACACTGGTAAACAACAGATACACTTCTCCCTTTTTTCACGCCCTACCGACCGCAGGTCGGTAGGGCGGCAGAATCAGAACGTACGACTTTTAGGCTTAGACTAACTGGAAGTTAATGCCCGGTAAGAACTTTACTTTATTAACGGCAAGTACTTTTCTCTGTTCTCATAGATCACCCAAATTTCTATAGCTAATAATACAATTGCAATGGGTAGCCCTGAAGGGGAATCTATAATATGTGTCAATAGTATCCCGATGATGATTGGGAATATAATTAACGCTCCCAATGCCCTGAATCGACTTGTAATAAATAGTATCCCACCGAGAATTTCAATGAATCCAATTAATGGCATGATCCAACCAATATTCATAAATGCTCTCATCAAATTTAACATGTTCTCCGGTAAATCTTTCGGCATAGGCATATAGAAAAAGAATTTATTGAGCCCTGAATTGATGAACATTAATCCTGTTAGCAAGCAGACTACAAAGAGTATTTTATTCTTCATTTTTTATTGAATTCTGTGTTCGTAAAAATACAATGTTTTTTGAAATGCGTTGAGTTCTTCTTAATTTGTTATGAATAGATAAACATGTTTTCCGGTTTGAATTTCAAGAGGAAACCAGCAAACCGGAAATGAAAAGGACTAAATATTTTTATGATGTTGTGAATATGGTCAAGGATGAATTCTTTTTAGATAAAGAGAACAAAGCACTATCCAACCGAGAATAGTTCCTTCAATGATGCGTTGATAGAGACCGGCATAGGAGGAGTGAAGTTCTCCGGAAAGTTTGCCTATAAATATAACAGTGATGAGACCACTAAAAAATCCGGCAATGACCATCCATTTTCCCTTTGGCCATGTGCGTGCCGCTACACCAAGCAGGAAAAGACAGAGTGGTACAATGAAATAGGTGAGGAGTCCTGTAGTAGTATGAATGACCTGTGCAATACTGGCATTTGTCTTATTTATTTTATTTTGTGAAGACGAGATATGAAAATTTATTCTTTTGTAAAAGATTTATTCAAGAGTTGATAGTGTTACACTGACCTTTTATAAAAAGAATAAAACCATTCCCGGGCTTTGCATTTCTGTAATGCTCACTCTAAAGGGTAAGGACATTCTTCTATTTCCGGAAACCGGATGCTAAAATTAATCTGGGTAATGAGCCACTGTGCTTCGGCATACACCAGCGTCCATCGCTCCTGGCCCCATTGGATGATTTTATTTTCTGATAGGAAGGCATAGTCAAAAGATACCGTCGCAAGAGGTGTGTCGGCTTTAATCTCTATATTAAATATCTTTTCTTCCTGCATTTTGGTTGTAGAACATATTTCTCTGATGAATCGCGTGGCAGTAGATACCGATATCCCCTGAAAGTCGGGATTGCTTTTTTTAATGGACATTTCCGTAGGAGCTGACATGATCCCAACAAGCGAAGTCTTCTTGTCAAAAAGTATGGAGTAGAATAGTGTACTATCCTTCTCCACAATCGATCGTTGAAAATCGTTAATGACTTTCCGGATCCGTATCGAGCTGCTGTCTGCAGTTGTGGCCTGCACTTGTGTTGTGAGATGGAGAAACAGGAGGGAGAAGAGGAGGTGAAGAATATTGATTTTTTTCACAATGCTTTTTGTTAGGTTGAATCATTAAATAGGTTAGGGTACCGCACGAAGCGGATGACCAAATTTAGGATTTTTTACGCTTCGTTCGGTATGGAAGGCTTTTCCTGAAACTCAAAAAACACCCGGCTTACATTTAAATCATCAAATATGAAAATCCAAACATCCCCTCGCAAGGCTTCGCGATCAAAAACCTCTTATAATAAAATATCCCATTTTAAATCACGAGGCTTCGCAATTAAATCATCAAACCTGTCTCCCGCCAGGGAAATCTTCAAATCATTCCATCACGAGGCCTCGCGATCAAATTTTCAAATCATTCCATTTTCAAATTTTCAAATTTTCAAATCATCAATTCATCAATTGATCAATTCCTCACCCCCGTCCAATTCACAAACAAGTTCTCTGAAATCGACATGGTATTGTTTTTAAAATAATACAATCCTCCCCAACTATAATAAACGCGACTATACTCGGTTTGAATACCGTTTTTAATGACTTTTATTTTGGTGACCACACGATTGCGTTCTACGATGTCTTCACGCGTGATTTTTTCGCTTTCATTAGCAGGCGTGAATCCCGAAGGCGCATCGTTACCATTGCTCGTGGTTGAGGTGACTTTAAGAGGATCTTCACCGCTCGTGACTTTTAACTTTTTATTTAAGCCATCGTCACCGGAGTTATTTCTTCCTCTTCGCTTTTCGTCCTGATCGCCGCTGCCCTTGGCTGTTCTGGATTGCTCTTCTCCTGAAGAGACTTTTGCAGCTGACGTGTTGCTTTCGCCTTCCGAACCGGTTGCAAGGGCTTTCTTATCCTCATCGCCCGCTCCCGGTGGGGTAGTGATGGCCTCAGGTGTAGGTTCATTATGGGTGCCAGCCGTTAAAGTTGGAGGTGTATCCGCAACAGGTGTTGGTACAGGAGCCGGAGCTGGTGGTGGTTCAGTGGCTATCGGTTCCGGGGCGGGAGTTGGATTCACCGGCGACTCATTGCCGGAGCCTGTTCCTCCTGTTGGAGTACCGGTTTCATTTCCGATTTGAGTTTCAGCGGGCTGAGTAGAATTTTGTGTCGGAGCTGCAGTTTCTTCTTCCGTGTCTCTGGAGATGGCCGACAATATCGACTTGGAGTAATCCGTATCGAAATTGAATTCATCCAGGTTCTGATCGTATTTGATATTGGCTACCGGCTGGTTGTAGATGACCATGTTCTCCGCGTTTTGGAGGAAGAGTTTGACACCGATTTTATAGGGATCGAAGCCGTTGCTTATGCGACCTGCCGGAGCCTTGGTATTGATCTGAATCGTTTTAGTAATGTAGCCCGGTTTGGTGAAAATGAGCGTGTACTGCTTATTGAAGTCGAGCTTGAAACGGAGTTTGCTGGATCCGTTTTGGGTGAAGGCGTCCTTACCGTCTTTCTTGACTTTAATGACGACTTCCTTCATATCGCCTTTTTCAATTTCTAATTTGACAGGAACTTCCAGAAAGTTCTGTTGTGCTGCCAGACTCCCCGAGAAGAGGAGAAGGAAGGATAAAAGACGGAAATTCAGCCTTTTTGAGGTCGGTAAATGCTGTAACATAAGGCAATCATTAGGCAATCGTTGGTTGGTTGCGGCATTGGTTGTATTTATTAGCAACTTTCTGCCGCTTTTTGGAGTAGAAACCTGAAATTTGAGCGCCATGATGAACTATCATTTCAACCCATTTCGGACTTCTGTCCTGAAAAGCAAACTACTGCTCCTGGTCGCAGGAATGAATCTTTTTTCATGCCTTTCTTACAGTCAGTCGCCGGGTAAGGGGGAAACAGTGGAGTTTATTAATAAAGTCCTGGGTGAACGGATTCAGGTCGAGCTGAAAACTGGCACTATCCTTGTCAGCTTCCGCGACGAAAACGGCAACCTGCTCCGCGAGGACAAGGCCCCTTCTCCCGATCTTGATCTTACCATTACCTATGAACCGGAGGATAAGCTATTGTGTATTCCCTGCATGAAGGACCAACCCGAATGCGTGACGCGTACCCTCGTGGTGCAGAAAATAAAAAGAGGATACGGGCGTTTGAGTATTCCCGTAGCCAGTGAAAAAGATTTTTATTCCTTACAGAAAGCCTTCGATCATCTGATCCGGATTCTTTCAGAAAACAAGTATAAAGATGCGATTACTCTGGATTAAAATTATACTCTTGTTCTTGCCTTTTACGCTGGTAGCACAGGACAAGAAGAAATCGGATGCCCACTTCAATAAGGGGATTCAATATTTCTCACAGAATAAAATCAAGGATGCACTCAAGGCATTCGAGTTATCCATTCAGGCCGATAGTACCAACTACGATGCATGGATCAAGCGGGGCTTTATGAAGAGTATGCTTGGCGATTTTGAAGGAGAGATGCAGGACTATAATCATGTGATCGCTTTCGACAAAGACCATGTCAATGCCTATATTTCCAGAGGGGCGGCCTATAATCGTTTGAGTGAATTCGAGAAGGGCATTGAAGATTTCAACAGAGCCATTGAACTTGACCCCTCCAACCAGGAAGCTTATAATAACCGTGGCTTTGCGAAAAAAGCGCAGGGAAATAAAGAAGGGGCATGCGACGACTGGAATAAGTCAAAGCAGCTCGGAAATGCAGAAGCCAAAATCATCTTAAAAAACAATTATTGTAAATGAAACGTGCCATTACTTATTCGCTGGGAACCATCCTTGCTTTTACCATTATGCTCTGCGTTTTCAGTATCGCGAAGAGTGAAGAAGATATCAACCGTTGTCTGGTGAAATACCGCAGCGAATGGTCGAAGCCCTGTTCGCAATGTCAGGATTATTCCAAAAGTTACCGGGCCTATTTCCGCAATGAATGCAAGGAGAATTTAGATGTGAAAGTAGCATCACAGGAAGCCGATAAGCGATGGAAGACCTTTTCCCGACTGAATATGCAGCCCGGTGATTCCATCGTCGCTTATGCCTGCAAGGGAACCGGAAAATACCTCTACTGGGTACGTAAAGCCGGCGATGCGGTGATCGTTTTTCCGACCGACGAAGAAATCAACAATCAATACGCCAAGTAATTTCCTCTATTTAAATCCTTCTATTGCTCCCAATCCAAAGAGGGCGAAATCGTATTTTACGGGATCTGCGGGATCCATCGTTCGTAGGTTGGCAGTGAGTTCTTCCACGGCTTTCCAGTCGTCTTGTGTGCGTGTGAGGAGATGCAGCGAGCGGGCTACGCGTCCGGAGTGAAGATCGAGGGGACAGCAGAGGGAGGAAGCCGGAATTTTTGTCCAGATGCCGAAGTCTACGCCACATTTATCCTTCCTTACCATCCACCGTAAAAACATACAAATGCGTTTGGCGGAAGAGTTGCGAAGCGGGTCGGCGAGATGTTTGGCGGTACGGGCGGGAGAGGAGTAGCTCAGCAATTGGCGACGGGTGGCGGAGATGGTTTGGGCGAGATTTCCCGAGGCAGCGAAGTTGTTGGAGAAGAGTCCTTCGAGCCCGCCTTCATCCCGGTAGGTTTTCTGCAAGGCTTTGAAGAGGTAGATGGCATCTTCTCCGTTCATCGTACGGTGAACAAAATCCCCGAATTTCTTGCGTTCGGCTACACTATGATTGACAATAAACTCGGCCGGACGATCATCCATCCGCTGCATCCATTGTCGGGCATTGCGCAAAATAACGGGCCGCTGTCCCCAGGCAATTAGGGCCGTGAGGAAACCTGCAATTTCAATATCGGCCTTGCCGGCGAAGAGATGGGGAATGGAGATAGGATCCTGTTCAATGAAGGACGGGTTATTGAATTGCCTTACCTTCTCTTCTAAAAACGAATGCAATTCAAACCGGGAGAGTTTCTTCACGGGGCCAAATTACGAAGGGCGGGGTAAAAAGCGAAGGGCCTCCTGATGGAAGCCCTTTCGCCGTTCGACCGATTAAGGCCGGAACAACAAAACCCTTACTGAGAGCAAAACTATATGCATGGAGAGGGTCAATCAAGGGACAAAAGGAACGGGCTGGGAAAAGGGAATCCTGCATTATTTCCGTATTCGCTATTTTCCATACATGGAAAATGGTTGTAATTCAATCAATTAAATGTGTTTTTTATCGACTATCTCTGGATTGAAAATGATATTAAATCTCATTTTTCTAAAAATATTGTTGCTGTAAACTGCTGATTTATAGTACGCTTTGATTTATTACAAAATGGCCTAAAAGACGAAGTCCCGCCGAAGCGGGACCTGGTCTACACAGAAAAGCCAAAACAATTACTGTTTAATAACAAAAACCCTTTACTGCTGCTAAAATAGAGGGCTTCCATCTAATACCAAGGGACAAAGGGGTACTCATCGGAAACAAAAAAGGACCTTTTTGAGGTCCTTTATATTCAATTAATAAATTAACTTACTGTAATACAAGTCGTACCATATGTGCTATTTTATGGTATTTTGGAAATAATTACCTTTGTACTAAATAATATTCACCATTAGCATCCCGCATGAGGACATAGGTTGATGGTGTGGTATTAATACCTTGGCCACTCCCTAAAGTTGTACCAACACCATAAGAAATTCCGGTTTGTTGATCAACAACATTGATGCTTGTATCATCATTTAATTCAATACCAAGCGCTAGTAAAAGCGTAATTATAATTTCTAACATGATCGATAAGGGTTTTATCTAGGTGTAAATGTAATAAAAAAATGAATAATCACCAAATACTTTCTTTATTAATTCCATCGCTAACCGAGAGCGAGCATAAGCATGCTAGAAAATCTCTTGCTAATCAGGGTATTCAAAATAATAAATTGCTGAAAGTTTTTGATGAAATCTGGAAAAGAAAACAAAAAAGTCAGGAAGAAATTGTAAGTAAAGTCTATGGAAATATTTCAAAACCAAATTTAGATGCATATCGAAAACTATCGGAAAGATTATTAAATAGAATTTTTGAGACATTGGGTGAGAATTCAAATTTCCAAGATGATACGGAAAACTATTCAGAACTTTTTCGTTCAAGGCTATTTGTTAAAAAGGCAAATATCTTTATACCATTTTCTATTTACTTAAAGGTTTGCCTTTACTTTGGCTAAGAAAGTTTATTTTGAAGTTGATTGGATTATGCAAAGATTATGAATTTTTAGAAGAGGAATTATTGCTACAAAGACAAATGTCTTTACTATGTTTTCGAGAAAACGATGATCAAGGTGCTCTAACTTGCAATCTAAGGATCGAAAAATTATCTATATCCTTATATATTTTATTAAGTCAGAATTTCATATATTTAAATATATAGACCAGGTCCAATATAAATCTATTGATGACAGGACTTTGATCTTGGGAATGAAGGAAGCAATAGTCGAGGTTGAAGGTTACTTCAAAGAGTGCAAACTTAACAATATTCTATACAATCAATTGATGCTTGAATTACAGCTTTCACATTACGAAGAAAATTATGCAAAAGCTGAAGATTTACTCTTTCGTTTGATTCAATTGACAGAATCTAATAAAAGTGTTAGGTACTTGAGCCGAATTTCCATTAATTACATGAATCTTGCATATACGCAGTTTTTCTTGCATAAAGTTGAAGAAGCTTTTGAAAATAGCAAGAAGGCGGCAAAAGTATTTCTTATTCATGCAAACGATCTCAATATTTATAAAGAAGCCTCCGTCTTCGCATTAATTTACTTAAAACGATATCGCGAAGCAGAAGAAGTATTACAGCAAATACTTGATTCAGGTGCAATTGGAAATACTCCGGAGCAATTAAGTAAGCGCCACATCATCATGGCGGTAATAAAATATTTGCAGGGAGAATACAAGTCAGCTTTTAAACATCTCCAACAAACCAAGGAGGTAGAAACCGACCGTGAAGGCTGGAATCTGGGTATCCGGATGATGAATATTTACCTGACCTTGTCGACCGAGAAAATTGAGTTGGCTGATCAGCGGATAGGCAGTATGCGGAAGCATATTGAACGGACAGCTAAGATGCGTCATCTGCGCAAGCGCGACGTGGTAATTTTCCGTATTTTGAGTCAGCTTTCCCGTTCCGGCTTCGATTTTAAGGAGGTTTGGGAGGAGCGGCGTAAGGATTTCAATCTCCTTCGTTCTGACCAGTCGGACTATCGCTGGGTCCCCCGCAGCCATGAGCTCATCATCTTTGATCAATGGTTTGAAGCCCGGATGAAAGGCATCCCCTACGAGCCCGTCTTCCCGAAACCCGCAGAAAGTAAGGCTGTTGATAAGAAATCGGAAGAATAGCGGCGTTTGGATTGGATTTATTTATAATTTAGATGAATTATCCAAAACAAAACGTATGAAATTGATCAGGTTATTCACCATTGCTGTAGTATCTTTTCTCCTCTTTTTCTCCGGTACCATTAATGCCGGCCAATGGCAATCCGGCTCTTCCAAAACTCCCTCCGAGACAAAGCCTCAGGTCATGAGCTCCGACATCCAATCGAGTCTGGTAAAAATGGAATTGAAAGGTTATTTCCTCGAGGAAGTTAACACCCCACGTGGCATTTCGTATCTGGTGAAGAGCCCGGGAGCTACTGAACTGCTCGCTGAAGGTGCGCCTGATCTGCCAAAGTTTGCATTATCACTCGTAATTCCGGATAAGGGTGGAATGTCGGTGCGCATCATTTCTTCAAAATTCACCGACTATCCCAATATCAACATCGCTCCTTCAAAAGGAAACCTGAGCCGCACTGTACTTCCTTCGGATATCCCTTACCGTTATGGGAAACCTTATGCTGTGGATGCGTTCTGGCCGGCGAACATTACTGATCTCCGTACTCCCTATATCCTGCGCGACTACCGCGGACAAACATTGCTCCTGCAACCTTTTCAGTACAACGCAATGACGTCTACTTTGCGTGTCTATACCGAAATGACCGTGGAAGTTTACCATGAGCCATCTCTTCCTGCTCCTAACGAACTGCAGCGCTCTTCTGCTTTGACTTCTATGGATGCCAACTATGCATCGATCTATAAAAATCATTTTGGCAATTTCCCTTCTGTCGCTTACGTGCCTGTAGAAGAAACCGGTAAAATGCTGGTGATTTGTCCTGCATCTTGGATTCCATTGGTGCAACCGCTGGTAGACTGGAAAATAAAAAGAGGTATTGAAGTAGAAGTGGTAGATGTCCTTGCTGCCGGTGGTACTGCTGCAAATATTCAGACCTTCATTGCAAATAAATATAACACCAACGGCTTAACGTATGTATTGCTTGTTATCGATGAACCACAACTACCCACGCTTTATGCGCAGGGAGGAACTTCTGATCCGAGTTATGGATATATTTTAGCAAGTGATTCTTATGCTGAAGTGATGATCGGACGTTTCTCTGCTGAATCGGATGCGGATGTGATTACTCAGGTACAACGTGTGCTTGCTTATGAAATAAATCCTCCCGCCAATGGCAGCTGGTACAGTCAGGGTGTTGCCGTGGCGAGTAATCAGGGACCCGGTGACGACGGTGAGATGGATTTCGAACATGCCATCAACATGCGCAACGACCTGATGAACTTTAATTATACTACCGTTTCTGAGCTTTACGATGGCACTCATCCCGGCACCACAGATGCTCCCGGTGATCCGAATAACACAGATCTCTTCACCTTGTTTCAAAGTGGAATTAGCATGATGTTGTATACCGGTCATGGAAGCACTACCAGTTGCTCTACTACCGGACTTTCGAATAACGACGTGCAGAATATGACCAATACCGGTATGCTTCCTTTCATTTGGTCAGTGGCTTGTGTAAACGGAGAGTTCGCTTCACCATCCGGTCCTTGTTTTGCGGAAACATTTTTGAGAGCTCAGGTGAATGGACAACCCACCGGTGCCATTGCTACTTTTATGTCATCGATCAATCAAAGCTGGAGTCCGCCTATGGATGGACAGGATGAGATGGTCGATATTTTGACGCAAACGTATGCTACCAATAAAAAATATTCCTTCGGCGGACTTTCTGTAAATGGTTGTCTCCACATGAATGATAATTATGGAAACGCAGGATATGAAATGACCGATACCTGGCATTGTTTCGGTGATCCCACATTGTTAGTGCGCACCGGAATCCCTCAAACCATGACCGTCAATCACGTTCCCAGTATGCCTGTCGGATTAACCACATTGAATGTAAATTGCAGTTTTGATGGCGGTCTTGTCGCATTGACGATGAATGGACAGGTCATCGCTACAGGGACTGTGGTAGCAGGAGTGGCCACTATGACCTTTGCTGCCATCGGTGTACCGGATACCATTTTCGTTACCGTTACCGGATTCAATCAGATTCCTTACACCGGGCAGGTGCTTGTCATTCCGGCCAGTGGACCCTATGTGATTTATCAGAACAGTACGGCAAATGATCCTACAGGCAATAACAACGGTCTGGTAGATTTCCAGGAAACGATTGATGTAGATTTGACTTTGCAAAACGTCGGACTTGCAGACGCCCTTGCTGTTTCCGCCACATTATCTTGTACAGACCCTTATATTACCATCGTAAATGGTACAGCGCAGTTGGGAGATATCCTCAGCAATACTTCCGGCACAATGGCCAATGCCTTTCAATACACTGTTGCTAACAATGTACCGGATCAGCATATCGCGCAGTTTCTCATTACCTCAACCGATGGCAATGGAGGCAGTTGGACATCCTCCTTTTCACAGCTCATTCAGGCACCTGCATTGGAAGGAGGAATTCTGAGCATTGATGATGTGACCGGTGGAGATGGAGACGGATACCTGGAAGCCGGAGAAACCGCGAACATCACTATTCGCTGTCTCAACAATGGACATAGTGATGCGCCTTCATCGCTGGCCGTCATCAGTACCTTCAGCAGCTTCCTCACCATTACTATAAATTCATTTTCTGCAGGTGTAATTGCCCAACAAAATTATGTGGATGCCACGTATTCAATCAGCATGGTCAATAACGTAGCTATCGGAACGAACTACGACATCACCCTCGATCTCAGTTCAGGGGCTTATCTCGCCAACAAAACCTATGCAGGTGTGGCCGGAGTCATCCTCGAAGATTTCGAAACGAACAACTTCAACCGCTTCTTCTGGGGCATGGGAGGAAATTCACCCTGGCTCACGACTACCTA is a genomic window of Bacteroidota bacterium containing:
- a CDS encoding VOC family protein; translation: MKLGAFSVSLSVKDLKTSKEFYEHLGFTVFGGGMEMNYLIMKNENVLIGLFQGMFEGNILTFNPGWDENAKDLEKFDDVREIQEQLKSKGISIDNEADKNSKGPASFMVKDPDGNVILFDQHR
- a CDS encoding DoxX family protein; amino-acid sequence: MKNKILFVVCLLTGLMFINSGLNKFFFYMPMPKDLPENMLNLMRAFMNIGWIMPLIGFIEILGGILFITSRFRALGALIIFPIIIGILLTHIIDSPSGLPIAIVLLAIEIWVIYENREKYLPLIK
- a CDS encoding DUF998 domain-containing protein, translated to MFYKRINFHISSSQNKINKTNASIAQVIHTTTGLLTYFIVPLCLFLLGVAARTWPKGKWMVIAGFFSGLITVIFIGKLSGELHSSYAGLYQRIIEGTILGWIVLCSLYLKRIHP
- a CDS encoding tetratricopeptide repeat protein, which codes for MRLLWIKIILLFLPFTLVAQDKKKSDAHFNKGIQYFSQNKIKDALKAFELSIQADSTNYDAWIKRGFMKSMLGDFEGEMQDYNHVIAFDKDHVNAYISRGAAYNRLSEFEKGIEDFNRAIELDPSNQEAYNNRGFAKKAQGNKEGACDDWNKSKQLGNAEAKIILKNNYCK
- a CDS encoding TIGR02757 family protein, with protein sequence MKKLSRFELHSFLEEKVRQFNNPSFIEQDPISIPHLFAGKADIEIAGFLTALIAWGQRPVILRNARQWMQRMDDRPAEFIVNHSVAERKKFGDFVHRTMNGEDAIYLFKALQKTYRDEGGLEGLFSNNFAASGNLAQTISATRRQLLSYSSPARTAKHLADPLRNSSAKRICMFLRWMVRKDKCGVDFGIWTKIPASSLCCPLDLHSGRVARSLHLLTRTQDDWKAVEELTANLRTMDPADPVKYDFALFGLGAIEGFK
- a CDS encoding T9SS type A sorting domain-containing protein, which gives rise to MKLIRLFTIAVVSFLLFFSGTINAGQWQSGSSKTPSETKPQVMSSDIQSSLVKMELKGYFLEEVNTPRGISYLVKSPGATELLAEGAPDLPKFALSLVIPDKGGMSVRIISSKFTDYPNINIAPSKGNLSRTVLPSDIPYRYGKPYAVDAFWPANITDLRTPYILRDYRGQTLLLQPFQYNAMTSTLRVYTEMTVEVYHEPSLPAPNELQRSSALTSMDANYASIYKNHFGNFPSVAYVPVEETGKMLVICPASWIPLVQPLVDWKIKRGIEVEVVDVLAAGGTAANIQTFIANKYNTNGLTYVLLVIDEPQLPTLYAQGGTSDPSYGYILASDSYAEVMIGRFSAESDADVITQVQRVLAYEINPPANGSWYSQGVAVASNQGPGDDGEMDFEHAINMRNDLMNFNYTTVSELYDGTHPGTTDAPGDPNNTDLFTLFQSGISMMLYTGHGSTTSCSTTGLSNNDVQNMTNTGMLPFIWSVACVNGEFASPSGPCFAETFLRAQVNGQPTGAIATFMSSINQSWSPPMDGQDEMVDILTQTYATNKKYSFGGLSVNGCLHMNDNYGNAGYEMTDTWHCFGDPTLLVRTGIPQTMTVNHVPSMPVGLTTLNVNCSFDGGLVALTMNGQVIATGTVVAGVATMTFAAIGVPDTIFVTVTGFNQIPYTGQVLVIPASGPYVIYQNSTANDPTGNNNGLVDFQETIDVDLTLQNVGLADALAVSATLSCTDPYITIVNGTAQLGDILSNTSGTMANAFQYTVANNVPDQHIAQFLITSTDGNGGSWTSSFSQLIQAPALEGGILSIDDVTGGDGDGYLEAGETANITIRCLNNGHSDAPSSLAVISTFSSFLTITINSFSAGVIAQQNYVDATYSISMVNNVAIGTNYDITLDLSSGAYLANKTYAGVAGVILEDFETNNFNRFFWGMGGNSPWLTTTYLPFEGTYCATNGDINDSESSELLLNLTAMADDSVTFWYKLSSEQDYDYLRFSIDGVELGAWSGTSSWSYTGFPITAGSHLLRFTYDKDALVSSGLDCAWLDNIRFPYGTQVTGIEQFVATDGIAVWPNPATERINVSLKNTSNSTLVWKLSNIQGQQIIAGSATSVSINSPISIDVKGIATGMYILTVEGEGVLKNIKVQKQ